A genomic window from Frankiaceae bacterium includes:
- a CDS encoding ATP-binding protein gives MASVASAPLPPRSARLPAEAAAVVAVLGGAVVLAGWLTHRVELVRLRADQVPMQFNTALCLGLLGVGLLLTLSRWVRFATVPIALVTFAGAATVVEYVAGVDLGIDRLLFDPWLKTGESPGRMPGNSAACFALLGASAFWFARSERSRRAALAVGVAASLVAGLALVALFGYAADVTTAYTWRSSTAMAPLTAFLLLLLSMGYLGTAWNLANTDGLPRWLPIPVAVGALAATLVLWQALTNLGTDATRTISLDRAAGGVLVIGLVFSALLAVATSLGQHARRRRLVAEGLAAKLEEEAARRLAFQDVLVRRTGRDAVLRAAYLAVATATSLGEGFDAFSGAVSSVLRFDRATLSIVDGEVTTVVAVCGKDMTALPIGSEVSLDDPLLHAILEARGPFLQNDIAAAFGEHAVRLGVRSCVAAPVVVTGQPRALLSFAATEPDTFSPEDLVIVGELVNVVGGALYTLARLEYERETTARLRELDALKNEFVGVVAHDLRSPMTVIAGYVDTVLQRWDDLPDEMKRELLGVASKNTKRLSVLVEDVLQVARIESGDFPYDIAPFDLGALVTRTVDEMNAARDDRNVVADVPEDLPTALGDEDRQWRVLTNLISNAQKFSPPEYPIRVSVGVVGDFLEVRVCDRGPGIPPEDLPRLFGKFSRLATPSGGEKGTGLGLYICRALVEAQGGEIGVESHVGTGTTLRYTVPRARSVT, from the coding sequence GTGGCGTCGGTCGCGTCGGCACCGCTGCCGCCCCGTAGCGCCCGCCTTCCCGCCGAGGCCGCCGCCGTCGTCGCGGTGCTGGGCGGCGCGGTGGTGCTCGCCGGCTGGCTGACGCACCGCGTCGAGCTGGTGCGGCTGCGCGCCGACCAGGTGCCGATGCAGTTCAACACCGCGCTCTGCCTCGGGCTGCTCGGCGTCGGCCTGCTTCTCACGCTGTCCCGCTGGGTCCGCTTCGCGACCGTGCCGATCGCGCTGGTGACGTTCGCCGGTGCCGCGACCGTCGTGGAGTACGTCGCCGGCGTCGACCTCGGCATCGACCGGCTGCTGTTCGACCCGTGGCTGAAGACCGGCGAGTCGCCGGGCCGGATGCCGGGCAACTCCGCCGCCTGCTTCGCCCTGCTCGGCGCGAGCGCGTTCTGGTTCGCGCGATCCGAACGGTCCCGCCGCGCCGCGCTCGCGGTCGGCGTGGCCGCCTCGCTCGTGGCCGGCCTCGCGCTGGTCGCGCTGTTCGGGTACGCCGCCGACGTCACGACCGCCTACACGTGGCGCTCCAGCACCGCGATGGCGCCGTTGACGGCGTTCCTCCTGCTGCTGCTCTCCATGGGCTACCTCGGGACCGCGTGGAACCTCGCCAACACCGACGGTCTGCCGCGCTGGCTGCCCATCCCCGTGGCGGTGGGCGCGCTCGCGGCGACGCTCGTGCTCTGGCAGGCGCTGACCAACCTCGGCACCGACGCCACGCGCACCATCTCGCTCGACCGGGCGGCCGGCGGCGTACTCGTCATCGGCCTCGTCTTCTCGGCGCTGCTCGCGGTCGCGACGTCGCTCGGCCAGCACGCGCGCCGCCGCAGGCTCGTCGCCGAGGGGCTCGCCGCCAAGCTGGAGGAGGAGGCGGCGCGGCGGCTGGCGTTCCAGGACGTGCTCGTACGGCGCACTGGGCGCGACGCGGTGCTGCGCGCGGCGTACCTCGCCGTCGCGACGGCGACGAGCCTCGGTGAGGGGTTCGACGCGTTCTCCGGCGCGGTGTCGAGCGTGCTGCGGTTCGACCGGGCGACGCTGTCGATCGTCGACGGCGAGGTGACGACCGTCGTCGCGGTCTGCGGCAAGGACATGACCGCCCTGCCGATCGGCAGCGAGGTCTCCCTCGACGACCCTTTGCTCCACGCGATCCTCGAGGCGCGGGGGCCGTTCCTGCAGAACGACATCGCGGCGGCGTTCGGCGAGCACGCCGTCCGGCTCGGCGTCCGGTCCTGCGTCGCGGCGCCCGTCGTCGTCACGGGTCAGCCGCGCGCGCTGCTGAGCTTCGCGGCGACCGAGCCGGACACGTTCTCGCCGGAGGACCTCGTCATCGTCGGCGAGCTGGTCAACGTCGTCGGCGGCGCGCTCTACACGCTGGCGCGGCTCGAGTACGAGCGCGAGACGACGGCGCGGCTGCGCGAGCTGGACGCGTTGAAGAACGAGTTCGTCGGCGTCGTCGCCCACGACCTGCGCTCCCCGATGACCGTCATCGCCGGCTACGTCGACACGGTGCTCCAGCGCTGGGACGACCTGCCGGACGAGATGAAGCGGGAGCTCCTCGGCGTCGCGAGCAAGAACACCAAGCGGTTGTCGGTCCTCGTCGAGGACGTGCTGCAGGTCGCGCGGATCGAGTCGGGCGACTTCCCGTACGACATCGCGCCGTTCGACCTCGGCGCGCTCGTCACCCGCACCGTGGACGAGATGAACGCCGCGCGCGACGACCGCAACGTCGTCGCCGACGTACCGGAGGACCTCCCCACGGCGCTCGGCGACGAGGACCGCCAGTGGCGGGTGCTGACCAACCTCATCTCGAACGCGCAGAAGTTCTCCCCGCCGGAGTACCCGATCCGGGTCTCTGTGGGCGTCGTGGGGGACTTTCTCGAGGTGCGCGTGTGCGACCGCGGTCCGGGAATCCCGCCGGAGGACCTGCCGCGGCTGTTCGGAAAGTTCTCCCGCCTCGCTACGCCGTCCGGGGGAGAGAAAGGCACCGGTCTGGGCCTGTACATCTGCCGTGCCCTTGTCGAGGCACAGGGTGGCGAGATCGGCGTGGAGAGCCACGTCGGTACGGGTACGACGCTGCGCTACACGGTGCCGCGGGCGAGGAGCGTGACGTGA
- a CDS encoding PIN domain-containing protein, whose protein sequence is MILCDTGPLVAAALSNDDAHRTCVDLFTGLHLAGRALLLPAPVTAEVGYLLAREAGPSVESLFLRSAADGDFEPVDLTVEDYGRMADLVEEYADLPLGTTDAAVIALAERLGVAEVATLDRRHFTVVRPRHVGALVLLP, encoded by the coding sequence GTGATCCTCTGTGACACGGGGCCGCTGGTGGCCGCGGCGCTGTCGAACGACGATGCGCACCGTACGTGCGTCGACCTGTTCACGGGGCTCCACCTAGCGGGCCGTGCCCTGCTGTTGCCGGCACCGGTCACCGCGGAGGTCGGCTACCTGCTCGCGCGGGAGGCCGGTCCGTCGGTGGAATCGCTGTTCCTTCGTTCGGCGGCTGACGGCGACTTCGAGCCGGTCGACCTGACCGTGGAGGACTACGGGCGCATGGCCGACCTCGTCGAGGAGTACGCGGACCTTCCCCTCGGCACGACCGATGCCGCCGTGATCGCGCTCGCGGAGCGCCTGGGTGTTGCCGAAGTCGCGACCCTGGACCGTCGTCACTTCACGGTCGTACGCCCACGCCACGTCGGCGCGCTCGTTCTGCTGCCCTGA
- the purM gene encoding phosphoribosylformylglycinamidine cyclo-ligase — MTGRVEGGSTYAAAGVDIEAGERAVELMKEKVAKATRPEVVGDLGGFAGLFALDTAKYRKPLLASSTDGVGTKLAVAQAMDKHDTVGIDLVAMVVDDLVVCGAEPLFLLDYIACGKVVPERMAEIVGGIAEGCRQARCALIGGETAEHPGIMDDDAYDLAATGVGVVEADNVLGSDRVRDGDVVVAMASSGLHSNGFALVRHAILGAARMRLDRYVDELESTLGEVLLTPTKIYARQVLALIEEVEAHAFAHITGGGLAANISRVIPEGLDAEIDRGSWALPELFRFISERGGVSEAEMERTFNNGVGMVAFVNPDDEDRALAVLQRHGVHAWVAGRVVPGTGTARLVGKHP, encoded by the coding sequence GTGACGGGGCGGGTCGAGGGCGGCAGCACGTACGCCGCCGCCGGCGTCGACATCGAGGCGGGCGAACGCGCCGTCGAGCTCATGAAGGAGAAGGTCGCGAAGGCGACCAGGCCTGAGGTCGTCGGTGACCTCGGCGGCTTCGCGGGGCTGTTCGCGCTCGACACGGCGAAGTACCGCAAGCCGCTGCTCGCGTCGTCCACCGACGGCGTCGGCACCAAGCTCGCCGTCGCGCAGGCGATGGACAAGCACGACACCGTCGGCATCGACCTCGTCGCGATGGTCGTCGACGACCTCGTCGTCTGCGGCGCCGAGCCGCTGTTCCTCCTCGACTACATCGCCTGCGGCAAGGTCGTACCCGAGCGGATGGCCGAGATCGTCGGCGGCATCGCCGAAGGGTGCCGGCAGGCCCGCTGCGCGCTCATCGGCGGCGAGACGGCGGAGCACCCGGGGATCATGGACGACGACGCGTACGACCTCGCCGCGACCGGCGTGGGCGTCGTGGAGGCGGACAACGTTCTCGGGTCCGACCGCGTCCGTGACGGCGACGTCGTCGTCGCGATGGCGTCGAGCGGCCTGCACAGCAACGGCTTCGCGCTCGTACGCCACGCGATCCTCGGCGCCGCGCGCATGCGCCTGGACCGCTACGTCGACGAGCTCGAGTCAACGCTGGGCGAGGTGCTGCTGACGCCGACGAAGATCTACGCCCGCCAGGTCCTCGCGCTCATCGAGGAGGTGGAGGCGCACGCCTTCGCGCACATCACCGGCGGCGGCCTCGCCGCGAACATCTCCCGCGTCATCCCCGAGGGGCTCGACGCGGAGATCGACCGCGGGTCGTGGGCGCTGCCCGAGCTGTTCCGGTTCATCTCCGAGCGCGGCGGCGTGTCCGAGGCCGAGATGGAGCGGACGTTCAACAACGGCGTGGGCATGGTGGCGTTCGTCAACCCCGACGACGAGGACCGGGCGCTGGCGGTGCTCCAGCGGCACGGCGTGCACGCGTGGGTCGCGGGGCGCGTCGTGCCGGGGACGGGCACCGCGCGGCTGGTCGGCAAGCACCCGTAG
- a CDS encoding sterol carrier family protein, translating to MPVRLPAGADALAGVTAQYALVSETVAALSDEAFALPTRLGTWTVAELVAHLASTLDAVPRALAKPAPAEPEADMLTYLGAMRAVSDAVAQRAVDNAAGVAPADLRARVAAAVTATEEALDGADPARLVLVRLGAVPLGDFLVTRCVEGVVHGLDLAAATGTPWPPDPTALKVVVRAFAALLEQVAPGRALEVRVPGHVAVQCLGGPRHTRGTPPNLAEADPVAFVEVSAGRLSWVNAIARGQIRASGKRSDLTEHLPLIG from the coding sequence GTGCCCGTACGACTGCCCGCAGGGGCCGACGCGCTCGCCGGCGTGACGGCGCAGTACGCCCTCGTCTCCGAGACGGTGGCGGCGCTGTCCGACGAGGCGTTCGCGCTGCCGACGAGGCTCGGTACGTGGACCGTCGCCGAGCTGGTCGCGCACCTCGCCTCGACGCTCGACGCCGTGCCGCGCGCGCTCGCCAAGCCGGCGCCGGCGGAGCCCGAGGCGGACATGCTGACGTACCTCGGAGCCATGCGCGCGGTCTCCGACGCCGTCGCGCAACGAGCCGTCGACAACGCCGCCGGCGTCGCGCCCGCCGACCTCCGCGCGCGGGTCGCCGCGGCCGTGACTGCCACCGAGGAGGCGCTCGACGGCGCCGACCCCGCGCGGCTCGTGCTCGTCCGGCTCGGCGCCGTACCGCTGGGGGACTTCCTCGTCACGCGCTGCGTCGAGGGCGTCGTGCACGGCCTCGACCTCGCCGCCGCGACCGGCACCCCGTGGCCGCCGGACCCGACGGCGCTCAAGGTCGTGGTGCGCGCGTTCGCGGCGCTGCTCGAGCAGGTCGCGCCGGGCCGCGCGCTGGAGGTACGCGTCCCCGGTCACGTCGCCGTCCAGTGCCTCGGCGGCCCCCGGCACACCCGCGGCACGCCCCCGAACCTCGCCGAGGCCGACCCCGTGGCGTTCGTCGAGGTGAGCGCCGGGCGGCTGAGCTGGGTCAACGCGATCGCCCGTGGCCAGATCAGGGCGTCCGGCAAGCGTTCCGACCTCACCGAGCACCTGCCGCTGATCGGATGA
- the purF gene encoding amidophosphoribosyltransferase produces MAISHPPTEPNIPDEQPPKDACGVFGVWAPGEDVAKLTYYGLYALQHRGQEAAGIAVSDFTNVIVYKDLGLVAQVFDEPTLATLTGSLAIGHTRYSTTGSCTYENAQPSFKQIQGGRGSVALGHNGNLTNTHELAREVDTAQDEMGATTDSDLITTMLAANPDLSLEEAAVGVLPRLRGAFSLVFMDEQTLYAARDRNGVRPLVLGRLERGWVVASETAALDIVGASFVREVEPGELVAIDSNGLRARTWAEPEPKGCLFEYVYLARPDTRIAGRGVHATRVELGRQLAREAPANADLVIPVPESGGPAAIGYAEQSGIPYGEGLVKNRYVGRTFIQPSDTIRQLGIRLKLNPVREVLHGKRLVVVDDTIVRGNTQRALVRMLREAGALEIHVRISAPPVKWPCFYGIDFATKAELIASAATVDEIRRHIGADSLAYVSQEGLVAATTIPAERLCSACFDGQYPIQLPAAEQLGKHLLEGMGTLGSADPGPDAMLEGVGAADALLRP; encoded by the coding sequence GTGGCCATCAGCCACCCGCCGACCGAGCCGAACATCCCCGACGAGCAGCCACCCAAGGACGCCTGCGGCGTCTTCGGGGTCTGGGCGCCCGGCGAGGACGTGGCCAAGCTGACGTACTACGGCCTCTACGCCCTGCAGCACCGCGGGCAGGAGGCGGCCGGCATCGCCGTCAGCGACTTCACGAACGTCATCGTCTACAAGGACCTCGGGCTCGTCGCCCAGGTCTTCGACGAGCCGACGCTCGCGACGCTGACCGGCAGCCTCGCCATCGGGCACACGCGCTACTCGACGACCGGCTCGTGCACGTACGAGAACGCCCAGCCGTCGTTCAAGCAGATCCAGGGCGGCCGCGGCAGCGTCGCGCTCGGCCACAACGGCAACCTCACCAACACCCACGAGCTCGCGCGCGAGGTCGACACCGCGCAGGACGAGATGGGCGCGACGACCGACTCGGACCTCATCACGACGATGCTCGCCGCCAACCCCGACCTGTCGCTGGAGGAGGCCGCCGTCGGCGTGCTGCCGCGGCTGCGGGGGGCGTTCTCGCTGGTGTTCATGGACGAGCAGACGCTGTACGCCGCCCGCGACCGCAACGGCGTCCGCCCGCTCGTCCTCGGCCGCCTCGAGCGCGGCTGGGTCGTCGCGAGCGAGACCGCCGCGCTGGACATCGTCGGCGCGTCGTTCGTCCGCGAGGTCGAGCCGGGCGAGCTGGTCGCGATCGACAGCAACGGCCTGCGCGCCCGTACGTGGGCGGAGCCGGAGCCCAAGGGCTGCCTGTTCGAGTACGTCTACCTGGCCCGCCCCGACACGCGCATCGCCGGACGCGGCGTCCACGCCACCCGCGTCGAGCTCGGCCGCCAGCTCGCCCGCGAGGCGCCCGCCAACGCCGACCTCGTCATCCCCGTCCCCGAGTCGGGCGGCCCGGCCGCCATCGGCTACGCCGAGCAGAGCGGGATCCCGTACGGCGAGGGGCTGGTCAAGAACCGCTACGTCGGCAGGACGTTCATCCAGCCGTCCGACACGATCCGCCAGCTCGGCATCCGGCTCAAGCTCAACCCCGTCCGCGAGGTGCTGCACGGCAAGCGGCTCGTCGTCGTCGACGACACCATCGTCCGCGGCAACACCCAGCGCGCACTCGTCCGCATGCTGCGCGAGGCCGGCGCCCTGGAGATCCACGTCCGCATCTCCGCGCCGCCGGTGAAGTGGCCGTGCTTCTACGGCATCGACTTCGCGACCAAGGCCGAGCTCATCGCCAGCGCCGCGACCGTCGACGAGATCCGCAGGCACATCGGCGCCGACTCGCTGGCGTACGTCTCGCAGGAGGGCCTCGTCGCCGCGACGACGATCCCCGCCGAACGCCTCTGCAGCGCCTGCTTCGACGGCCAGTACCCGATCCAGCTGCCCGCCGCCGAGCAGCTCGGCAAGCACCTGCTCGAGGGCATGGGCACCCTCGGCAGCGCCGACCCCGGCCCCGACGCGATGCTGGAGGGGGTCGGCGCGGCCGACGCCCTCCTGCGCCCGTGA
- a CDS encoding response regulator codes for MTDAPLLKVLVVIEDDADFRRLIRLTLMGEPGIEVDGEAASAEEALPLAEAMAPDLVILDHFIEGTIMGVDLAPMIKRVAPTSRILLFTTHDLAVEVSREPAIDRYLRKHDLAQLLPVVREMLGLTV; via the coding sequence GTGACGGACGCGCCGTTGCTGAAGGTGCTGGTCGTCATCGAGGACGACGCCGACTTCCGGCGACTCATCCGGCTCACGCTCATGGGCGAGCCGGGGATCGAGGTCGACGGCGAGGCCGCCAGCGCGGAGGAGGCCCTGCCGCTCGCCGAGGCCATGGCGCCCGACCTCGTCATCCTCGACCACTTCATCGAGGGCACGATCATGGGTGTCGACCTCGCGCCGATGATCAAGCGGGTGGCGCCGACGTCGCGGATCCTGCTGTTCACGACGCACGATCTCGCGGTCGAGGTGTCGCGCGAGCCCGCGATCGACCGGTACCTGCGCAAGCACGACCTCGCCCAGCTGCTCCCCGTCGTACGGGAGATGCTCGGCCTGACCGTCTGA
- a CDS encoding DUF3073 family protein: MGRGRAKAIQKKIARDLKYSSGGTDLERLRAELTGGAEHTSSSEPDEDDDEYDPFADDDEDA, from the coding sequence ATGGGGCGCGGCCGTGCCAAGGCGATCCAGAAGAAGATCGCGCGCGACCTGAAGTACAGCAGCGGGGGCACCGACCTCGAACGCCTGCGCGCCGAGCTCACCGGCGGCGCCGAGCACACGTCGTCGAGCGAGCCCGACGAGGACGACGACGAGTACGACCCGTTCGCGGACGACGACGAGGACGCGTAG